A genomic segment from Nocardiopsis sp. Huas11 encodes:
- a CDS encoding thioesterase domain-containing protein produces the protein MSADRGARLAALSPAKRALFESMRSVSEDGPFLALRRRGSRPPLFLLHAADGSASAYLTLARHLSDDQPAYGVSFDGSATGAVDLRSLSRRHLTRILGARPVGPYMLAGWSSGGLLALEVARLLRDQGREVSLIALLDTPPPPLEPERSPDAVALLTAFALQRAAARGGPPPDLTGLPGTDPEQRVTTVRQALLAVGHQVGTHDAFERETAVFLALARASALHRPAPVDRPLDVLRASSFPGTAAPWRAYGSGLREHLVPGDHMSLLRAPHAATVGAVLDRRCEAASSAPATAPPSKRSDR, from the coding sequence GTGAGCGCCGATCGCGGCGCCCGTCTCGCCGCTCTCTCCCCGGCGAAGCGGGCTCTGTTCGAGTCCATGCGCTCCGTCTCCGAGGACGGCCCGTTCCTGGCGCTACGCCGACGAGGGAGCCGGCCACCGCTGTTCCTGCTGCACGCCGCCGACGGTTCCGCTTCCGCTTACCTGACGCTCGCACGGCATCTGTCCGACGACCAGCCCGCCTACGGCGTGTCCTTCGACGGATCGGCCACGGGGGCCGTCGATCTGCGCAGCCTCTCCCGACGGCACCTGACACGGATCCTGGGCGCGCGCCCGGTCGGCCCCTACATGCTCGCCGGGTGGTCCAGCGGAGGCCTGCTCGCCCTGGAGGTCGCCCGCCTTCTTCGGGACCAGGGCCGGGAGGTCTCTCTCATCGCCCTGCTCGACACACCGCCCCCGCCCCTGGAGCCGGAGAGAAGCCCGGACGCCGTCGCGTTGTTGACGGCGTTCGCCCTGCAACGGGCCGCTGCCCGGGGCGGACCGCCCCCCGACCTGACAGGCCTGCCCGGCACCGATCCCGAGCAGCGCGTCACCACCGTCCGCCAAGCCCTCCTCGCGGTCGGGCACCAGGTCGGGACGCATGACGCCTTCGAGCGCGAGACCGCCGTCTTCCTCGCGCTCGCCCGGGCCTCCGCGCTGCACCGCCCCGCACCTGTGGACCGCCCCCTGGACGTGCTGCGCGCGTCATCGTTCCCCGGAACGGCCGCCCCCTGGCGAGCGTACGGTTCGGGACTTCGCGAGCACCTTGTACCGGGTGACCACATGAGCCTGCTCCGCGCCCCGCACGCCGCGACCGTCGGCGCCGTCCTGGACCGCAGGTGCGAGGCCGCCTCGTCGGCTCCGGCCACCGCCCCGCCCTCGAAAAGGAGTGACCGGTGA
- a CDS encoding thioesterase II family protein, with protein MTDTLHGRSAPQAARPRVRLLCLPYAGGGATAFRSWHDGLGPDVRVEAPELPGRESRADEPGYRRMAPLVTWLADTVGAHRDTPTAIYGHSMGALIAFELARELHSREQPPIRLLVSGMRAPDLVEPRRPPHSDDEVAARMAEMGLFSAGIFDDPEFRAFFMPVLHTDLALIDGYLFHPGSILDCPVSVWGSATDPVTRGTDLTRWGAHTRATTRVRLLPGGHDFIHSARHALLSGVRDDLAPQEGPR; from the coding sequence GTGACGGACACACTGCACGGCAGGTCCGCCCCACAGGCCGCCCGGCCCCGGGTCCGACTGCTCTGCCTGCCCTACGCCGGAGGAGGGGCCACGGCCTTCCGCTCCTGGCACGATGGTCTGGGACCTGACGTGCGCGTAGAAGCACCGGAGCTGCCAGGCCGAGAATCACGCGCTGACGAACCCGGATACCGGCGCATGGCACCGCTTGTCACGTGGCTCGCCGACACCGTAGGGGCGCACCGGGACACGCCGACCGCGATCTACGGGCACAGCATGGGCGCCCTGATCGCCTTCGAACTCGCCCGGGAACTGCACTCGCGCGAGCAGCCCCCGATCCGGTTGCTCGTGTCCGGGATGCGCGCCCCCGACCTGGTCGAACCCCGCCGGCCACCGCACAGCGACGACGAGGTGGCGGCCCGCATGGCGGAGATGGGGCTGTTCTCCGCCGGGATCTTCGACGATCCCGAGTTCCGCGCGTTCTTCATGCCAGTGCTGCACACCGACCTGGCGCTGATCGACGGCTACCTCTTCCACCCGGGCTCCATCCTGGACTGCCCGGTCTCGGTCTGGGGTTCGGCCACGGACCCGGTCACGCGAGGTACCGATCTCACCCGCTGGGGTGCGCATACCAGGGCCACCACACGGGTCCGTCTGCTTCCCGGCGGCCACGACTTCATCCACTCCGCGCGCCACGCGCTACTCAGCGGTGTGCGCGACGACCTCGCCCCCCAGGAGGGTCCCAGGTGA
- the pabB gene encoding aminodeoxychorismate synthase component I has protein sequence MRVLLVDNYDSYTYNLFQLAAHVYGTEPLVLRNDAPEWNSLDLADLDGVILSPGPGRPQHPRDTGRCAELLAHSDLPVLGVCLGHQIIAHADGARVSPAPEPRHGHLTRVRHSGTELFDGVPQDFHAVRYHSLSAPEPLPASLEATAWSEDGVLMALRHRSLPRWGVQFHPESVATEHGALLLENFRRAAGRTRPRAVAPVREKRTEQASDSPPAPGRLLRLSVSSVDIEIDGAAAFGALYAKDPYAFWLDSGAGVRDARFSFLGSAGGPLGEVLTYDVREDSVTVRDAQGTRREKGSIFDVLAQRLRGRAHLSDSLPFDLNCGYVGYFGYELKEDCGAGGHHTAPGPDALWMFADRMIAVDHVEKRTYALAVSRTDQPPDHARAWCERSVRRLLELPPSRGADTAPSPAPLALSEIEPYLARDRSRYLADIDACLHELNRGESYEICLTNRVRLPPTDDLFSRFLRLRAMSPAPYAAYLTCGDHAVASSSPECFLRVHRDRTVVSRPIKGTAPRARDPRLDDELRRSLVESSKTYAENLMIVDLLRNDLGRVCQVGSVGVSDLMATESYATLHQLVSTVQGSLRRGVDAVECVRACFPGGSMTGAPKLRTMEIIDRLEDEPRGIYSGALGFFGLGGGADLSIVIRAMIADASSVVVGAGGAIVLDSDPQEEFEEMALKAMAPVRALLASPVPVQVDEPA, from the coding sequence GTGAGAGTCCTACTGGTCGACAACTACGATTCCTACACCTACAACCTCTTCCAACTAGCGGCGCACGTGTACGGAACCGAGCCGCTCGTCCTGCGCAACGACGCGCCCGAATGGAACTCACTGGACCTCGCGGACCTCGACGGGGTGATCCTCTCCCCCGGCCCCGGACGCCCGCAGCACCCCAGGGACACGGGGCGGTGCGCGGAACTGCTCGCCCACTCCGACCTCCCGGTGCTCGGAGTCTGCCTCGGACACCAGATCATCGCGCACGCCGACGGGGCACGGGTGTCACCCGCACCCGAGCCCCGGCACGGCCATCTCACCCGGGTCCGACACTCCGGTACGGAACTGTTCGACGGAGTGCCGCAGGACTTCCACGCCGTGCGGTACCACTCGCTGAGCGCCCCCGAACCCCTACCCGCTTCCCTGGAGGCGACGGCCTGGTCCGAGGACGGGGTCCTGATGGCACTGCGCCACCGGTCCCTGCCCCGATGGGGCGTCCAGTTCCACCCCGAGTCGGTCGCCACCGAGCACGGCGCCCTCCTGCTGGAGAACTTCCGCCGAGCGGCCGGGCGCACCCGGCCCCGCGCCGTGGCACCCGTGCGGGAGAAGCGGACCGAACAGGCATCCGATTCTCCGCCGGCCCCAGGCCGCCTGCTGCGGCTGAGCGTGTCCTCGGTGGACATCGAGATCGACGGCGCCGCGGCATTCGGCGCGCTGTACGCCAAGGACCCGTACGCCTTCTGGCTGGACAGCGGTGCGGGAGTGCGCGACGCACGGTTCTCCTTTTTGGGTTCGGCCGGTGGACCGCTCGGCGAAGTGCTCACCTACGACGTCCGAGAAGACTCCGTGACCGTCCGGGACGCCCAGGGCACTCGGAGGGAGAAGGGATCGATCTTCGACGTGCTGGCGCAGCGCCTGCGCGGCCGGGCCCACCTCTCCGACTCCCTGCCGTTCGACCTGAACTGCGGATACGTCGGCTACTTCGGGTACGAACTGAAGGAGGACTGCGGGGCAGGAGGACACCACACCGCCCCCGGCCCCGATGCCCTGTGGATGTTCGCCGACCGGATGATCGCCGTCGACCACGTGGAGAAGCGGACCTACGCACTCGCGGTGAGCCGCACGGACCAGCCGCCCGACCACGCCCGGGCCTGGTGCGAGCGGAGTGTACGGAGGCTCCTGGAGCTGCCTCCCTCCCGAGGCGCGGACACCGCACCGTCCCCCGCACCGCTCGCCCTGTCCGAGATCGAGCCCTACCTGGCCAGGGACCGGAGCCGCTACCTCGCCGACATCGACGCCTGCCTCCACGAGCTGAACCGCGGGGAGAGCTACGAGATCTGCCTGACCAACCGTGTCCGGCTCCCTCCCACCGACGACCTCTTCTCCAGGTTCCTGCGGTTGCGCGCCATGAGCCCGGCCCCTTACGCCGCGTATCTCACATGCGGAGACCACGCGGTCGCGAGTTCCTCCCCCGAGTGCTTCCTGCGCGTCCACCGCGATCGCACCGTGGTCAGCCGCCCGATCAAGGGCACGGCGCCCAGGGCGCGGGACCCCCGCCTCGACGACGAGCTGCGCCGGTCACTGGTCGAGTCCAGCAAGACCTACGCCGAGAACCTGATGATCGTCGACCTGTTGCGCAACGACCTGGGCCGGGTCTGCCAGGTAGGCAGCGTCGGCGTATCCGACCTGATGGCCACCGAGTCCTACGCGACACTGCACCAGCTCGTGTCCACCGTCCAAGGATCACTGCGCAGGGGCGTCGACGCGGTCGAATGCGTTCGCGCGTGCTTCCCCGGTGGGTCGATGACGGGCGCCCCGAAGCTACGGACGATGGAGATCATCGACCGGCTCGAGGACGAACCGCGCGGGATCTACTCCGGGGCACTCGGCTTCTTCGGCCTCGGCGGTGGCGCGGATCTGAGCATCGTCATCCGCGCGATGATCGCGGACGCGTCCTCGGTGGTCGTCGGAGCGGGTGGGGCCATCGTGCTGGACTCCGACCCGCAGGAGGAGTTCGAGGAGATGGCGCTCAAGGCGATGGCTCCGGTTCGCGCCCTCCTGGCCTCACCGGTGCCGGTCCAGGTGGACGAGCCCGCCTGA
- a CDS encoding diiron oxygenase, producing MTAEPHEHEVDRSTLRRLIDTWPTRAAVHGDHYRIEHGHPEFDPDVPDYPLDLVPFAGHPRFLAAPPEARQMALTHLWIAYNERVIATERDIAEPAFRLITNGTFVGGQTGDVRQAVHQALVDESFHTYMHLLAISQAKNLRGIADGGGPPELITRLRLDQAMAEMPERWERDLAVLVWGAVAETCINALLALIARDTSVQPMHSHITTLHLRDESAHGSLVVEVMRTLFHQMTTEQKRALPRILPMALNAFSEQDQSTLEYALTSAGVPGAEVILRDLRGEPASARLVRDYSGARRLVRELGLQEEVDFDFPAAPEWSPVGEPSQDTA from the coding sequence ATGACCGCTGAACCGCACGAACACGAGGTCGACCGATCCACTCTGCGTCGGCTGATCGACACCTGGCCCACCCGTGCCGCGGTGCACGGCGACCACTACCGCATCGAACACGGTCACCCCGAGTTCGACCCCGACGTACCCGACTACCCCCTCGATCTGGTGCCGTTCGCCGGACACCCCCGATTCCTGGCCGCCCCGCCCGAGGCCCGGCAGATGGCCCTGACCCATTTGTGGATCGCCTACAACGAACGAGTGATCGCCACGGAACGCGACATCGCCGAACCGGCGTTCCGGCTCATCACGAACGGCACGTTCGTGGGCGGGCAGACGGGAGACGTTCGCCAGGCCGTCCACCAGGCCCTGGTCGACGAGAGCTTCCACACCTACATGCACCTGCTGGCCATCTCCCAGGCCAAGAACCTGCGCGGGATCGCGGACGGCGGCGGCCCGCCGGAACTGATCACCAGGCTGCGCCTGGACCAGGCCATGGCCGAGATGCCGGAGCGCTGGGAACGCGACCTCGCCGTCCTCGTCTGGGGAGCGGTCGCGGAGACCTGCATCAACGCGCTGCTCGCCCTGATCGCCCGGGACACCTCGGTACAGCCGATGCACTCCCATATCACCACGCTGCACCTGCGCGATGAATCGGCGCACGGTTCCCTGGTGGTGGAGGTGATGCGCACCCTGTTCCACCAGATGACCACGGAGCAGAAGCGCGCCCTGCCGCGCATCCTCCCCATGGCTCTCAACGCTTTCTCCGAGCAGGACCAGAGCACCTTGGAGTACGCGCTGACCTCGGCCGGCGTACCGGGGGCCGAGGTGATCCTCCGCGACCTGCGCGGAGAGCCCGCCTCGGCCAGACTGGTGCGGGACTACTCAGGGGCACGCCGCCTGGTGCGAGAGCTCGGGCTGCAGGAGGAGGTGGACTTCGACTTCCCAGCGGCACCGGAGTGGTCCCCGGTCGGCGAACCCTCGCAGGACACCGCGTGA
- a CDS encoding non-ribosomal peptide synthetase — MSTRPSEGRGRTPVPARTVPMTAGQREIWAESHWEDASALVIAFGLRLHGPLDTAALGSALEETVARHESLRTGFTSGGGDVTAFVRDAVSVPLPMTDLSGRPDHASGVSTRQCRQLLRDTGADPIPLSEPPLLRARLFRFSGHDHLLILRVHHAVFDGWSTGVLLRDLDRFYRARENGGPGARTLLPDPAEKPSVETPDEVPGARPFSARLTYWRRHLDGAEPPELTDDRPVSGAATHSAAEHLDRTTVEHLTALAERHRATAYVIGLTAFTAFLHRYTGQEDLTIGAPMSGRHHPGTHHRVGLYATVAALRVSTAGDPEFTELLRRVRRTVLGALDHSPIPYDAVLSELWPDRPRGRDPLRRVLFSDTGITRRPRLAELDIEPVEAEPTAMREDVHAFLEPHPDGTATVRVRLSGRLYSPERARRMVGHFALVLRSAALNPGLRVSELPLIDEPERNRLAALSHGPVAPSPAPPDAVAQFTEQAGARPDHPAIRFRGTTTTYAELDDRVVRTAAVLREHGVRPGTVVALDLERSPELICAMLAVMRAGAAYLPLDRSHPAARRAYQLADAGAELLVTDGPPDPPLTHRVRRVLTLPLPRTGPPPEPDSTPLNGLAYLMHTSGSTGRPKAVMVGHGSLANLCAFRRRLRRPGPQDTVLQYAAATFDVSASDIFPTLAAGATLCLADEAERLSPPALAALMRAEQVTVTNLPLTLMQLLRGTDLPSLRLAQVGGARCSGELVAAWSTRKRRFVHEYGPTEATVVTHTHEVPFDAPVASPPIGLPVDGSRAYVLDRYGVHAPVGVVGELHLAGATLSLGYWNRPALTAERFVPDPFGPAGARMYRTGDLAAYRADGSVDFHGRVDRQLKVHGIRLEAGEVEAALLQHPQVRAATVCLRPDADGREVLAAFLVGEDLPVEAELRGVLTRTLPPQFVPRVFVRLPQLPMKASGKVDHSRLPSTVDSGRAATSDGAALTEQEQEVADTVAHVLGRPAGREDDLFDLGATSFDVVRLLALLEERLGATLDVATLLALPTVAGIAAGVQRCAAPSEPGPDDEELLELIEALTSEEAMELLDRREWPPLKRGVDEDDR; from the coding sequence ATGAGCACCAGGCCCTCGGAGGGTAGGGGCCGCACGCCCGTCCCCGCACGGACCGTGCCCATGACCGCCGGACAGCGCGAGATCTGGGCCGAGAGCCACTGGGAGGACGCCTCCGCCCTCGTCATCGCGTTCGGGCTGCGCCTCCACGGCCCCCTTGACACCGCTGCCCTGGGCAGTGCTCTGGAGGAGACCGTCGCCCGACACGAGTCCCTGCGCACCGGGTTCACCAGCGGCGGCGGCGACGTCACCGCCTTCGTTCGCGACGCGGTGAGCGTCCCACTTCCCATGACGGACCTCTCCGGACGGCCCGACCACGCCAGCGGCGTGTCGACACGGCAGTGCCGACAGCTCCTGCGGGACACGGGCGCCGACCCGATCCCACTCTCGGAACCGCCCCTGCTGCGCGCCCGTCTGTTCCGGTTCTCCGGCCACGACCACCTGCTGATCCTGCGGGTCCACCACGCCGTGTTCGACGGCTGGTCGACCGGCGTACTGCTGCGTGATCTGGATCGGTTCTACCGAGCGCGAGAGAACGGCGGGCCCGGAGCCCGAACGCTCCTTCCCGATCCAGCGGAGAAGCCCTCGGTGGAGACCCCCGACGAGGTACCGGGAGCCCGGCCGTTCTCCGCACGCCTGACCTACTGGCGGCGACACCTCGACGGAGCCGAGCCCCCCGAACTCACCGATGACCGCCCCGTCTCGGGGGCCGCGACGCACAGCGCGGCCGAGCACCTCGACCGGACGACCGTGGAGCACCTGACCGCACTGGCCGAACGGCACCGGGCCACGGCCTATGTCATCGGTCTGACCGCCTTCACCGCGTTCCTGCACCGCTACACCGGGCAGGAAGACCTGACCATCGGTGCGCCCATGTCCGGGCGCCACCATCCGGGCACGCACCACCGCGTCGGGCTGTACGCAACGGTGGCGGCCCTGCGTGTGAGCACGGCAGGTGACCCGGAGTTCACGGAACTGCTACGCCGGGTACGGCGCACAGTGCTCGGGGCACTCGACCACTCGCCCATTCCCTACGACGCCGTGCTGAGCGAACTTTGGCCGGACCGGCCGCGGGGCCGCGACCCCCTTCGGCGCGTCCTGTTCTCCGACACCGGGATCACGCGGAGGCCGCGGTTGGCCGAACTCGACATCGAACCCGTCGAGGCCGAGCCGACCGCCATGCGTGAGGACGTACACGCCTTTCTCGAACCCCACCCTGACGGCACGGCCACAGTACGGGTGCGGCTCAGCGGGCGCCTGTACTCGCCGGAGCGCGCCCGGCGAATGGTCGGCCACTTCGCGCTCGTCCTGCGCTCGGCCGCTCTGAACCCGGGCCTGCGCGTGTCCGAGCTCCCCCTGATCGACGAGCCGGAACGGAACAGGCTGGCCGCACTCTCACACGGTCCGGTCGCACCCTCTCCCGCTCCCCCGGACGCGGTCGCCCAGTTCACCGAGCAGGCCGGGGCACGACCGGACCACCCCGCCATTCGTTTCCGCGGCACCACCACGACCTACGCCGAGCTCGACGACCGCGTCGTGCGCACGGCGGCTGTCCTGCGCGAGCACGGTGTCCGGCCCGGGACGGTCGTCGCGCTCGACCTGGAGCGGTCTCCCGAGCTCATCTGCGCGATGCTCGCCGTCATGAGAGCGGGAGCGGCCTACCTGCCCCTGGACCGAAGCCATCCAGCCGCCCGGCGCGCCTACCAGCTCGCCGACGCTGGTGCCGAATTGCTCGTCACCGACGGTCCACCGGATCCGCCGCTCACCCACCGGGTCCGGCGCGTGCTCACACTTCCCTTGCCCCGCACCGGACCACCACCGGAGCCGGACTCAACGCCGCTGAACGGGTTGGCCTACCTGATGCACACGTCCGGGTCGACCGGACGGCCCAAAGCGGTGATGGTCGGGCACGGGTCGCTGGCCAACCTGTGCGCGTTCCGGCGCCGACTGCGGCGCCCCGGCCCCCAGGACACGGTCCTCCAGTACGCCGCGGCCACCTTCGACGTGTCCGCGAGCGACATCTTCCCCACTCTCGCGGCGGGAGCGACGCTGTGCCTGGCGGACGAGGCCGAGCGCCTATCACCTCCCGCTCTGGCGGCACTGATGCGGGCCGAACAGGTCACCGTGACGAACCTGCCGCTGACCCTCATGCAACTGCTGCGAGGTACGGACCTGCCCAGCCTTCGTCTGGCCCAGGTCGGCGGGGCGCGGTGCTCCGGTGAACTGGTCGCCGCGTGGAGCACCCGGAAGCGCCGATTCGTCCACGAGTACGGTCCGACGGAAGCGACGGTCGTCACGCACACCCACGAGGTGCCCTTCGACGCCCCGGTGGCATCGCCACCGATCGGACTGCCCGTGGACGGCTCCCGCGCCTATGTCCTCGATCGGTACGGCGTTCACGCCCCGGTGGGGGTCGTCGGCGAGCTGCACCTCGCAGGCGCCACCCTCTCCCTGGGCTACTGGAACCGCCCCGCGTTGACCGCCGAACGGTTCGTGCCCGACCCGTTCGGTCCGGCGGGCGCACGCATGTACCGGACCGGCGACCTGGCCGCCTACCGGGCCGACGGGTCGGTCGACTTCCACGGCCGCGTCGACCGCCAGCTCAAGGTGCACGGGATACGCCTGGAGGCCGGGGAAGTCGAGGCGGCCCTGCTCCAGCACCCGCAGGTGCGCGCGGCCACCGTGTGCCTGCGCCCCGACGCGGACGGGCGCGAGGTACTGGCCGCCTTCCTCGTCGGAGAGGACCTGCCCGTGGAAGCGGAGCTGCGCGGCGTGCTCACGCGGACCCTGCCTCCGCAGTTCGTGCCCCGGGTGTTCGTCCGTCTGCCCCAGCTGCCGATGAAGGCCAGCGGCAAGGTCGACCACTCCCGACTGCCGTCGACGGTCGATTCCGGTCGGGCCGCGACCTCCGATGGGGCCGCGCTGACAGAGCAGGAGCAGGAAGTCGCCGACACGGTCGCACACGTCCTCGGCCGTCCGGCCGGAAGGGAGGACGACCTGTTCGACCTGGGTGCGACGTCGTTCGACGTGGTGCGGCTGCTCGCCCTGCTCGAGGAGAGGCTCGGCGCCACCCTGGACGTGGCGACACTGCTGGCCCTGCCCACCGTGGCCGGTATCGCGGCGGGGGTGCAGCGCTGCGCCGCTCCCTCGGAGCCGGGTCCGGACGACGAGGAGCTGCTGGAGTTGATCGAAGCGCTCACAAGTGAGGAAGCGATGGAACTGCTGGACCGACGAGAGTGGCCACCGCTGAAGAGGGGCGTGGACGAAGATGACCGCTGA
- a CDS encoding sulfotransferase family protein, translated as MGTPRILALWSVPRSRSTAFLRMMDERGDLAVVHEPFSHVVDFGEAVIGDRVATSESGVIDALRRLSRDVPVFFKDTTDFHYPGLLADTDFLRDAAHTFLIRDPEEVIASHFALDPDADREAMGFRRLHEIHAAVDRVVGRRPPVITAEDLVETPERTVEAYCAAVGLPYRSHALSWEPGMLPSWRRAERWHHDVAHTSGFSRGTRTYQHTVHNHARLASYRAYHEPYYQALHATRLVV; from the coding sequence ATGGGTACTCCAAGGATTCTGGCGCTGTGGAGCGTGCCGCGTTCCCGATCGACGGCTTTTCTTCGGATGATGGACGAGCGCGGCGATCTCGCGGTCGTCCACGAACCGTTCTCACACGTGGTCGATTTCGGTGAGGCGGTGATCGGTGACAGGGTCGCCACATCCGAGTCCGGAGTCATCGACGCACTGCGTCGCCTGTCCCGGGACGTTCCCGTCTTCTTCAAGGACACGACGGACTTCCACTACCCCGGCCTGCTCGCCGATACGGACTTCCTGCGCGACGCCGCGCACACCTTCCTCATCCGCGACCCGGAAGAGGTGATCGCCTCGCATTTCGCCCTCGACCCGGACGCGGACCGCGAGGCCATGGGGTTTCGTCGGCTGCACGAGATCCACGCCGCGGTCGACCGGGTGGTCGGCCGGCGCCCGCCCGTCATCACGGCGGAGGACCTGGTGGAGACACCGGAGAGGACGGTGGAGGCGTACTGTGCCGCGGTGGGCCTCCCGTACCGGTCGCACGCGCTGTCCTGGGAACCCGGAATGCTGCCGTCCTGGCGGCGGGCCGAGCGCTGGCACCACGACGTCGCGCACACCTCGGGGTTCTCGCGAGGCACACGCACCTATCAGCACACGGTGCACAACCACGCGCGCCTCGCTTCGTATCGCGCCTACCATGAGCCGTATTATCAGGCGCTGCACGCCACCCGACTCGTGGTGTGA